Proteins encoded in a region of the Nocardia asteroides genome:
- a CDS encoding metal ABC transporter permease, which translates to MSLTEIFIDPLRYEFMVRALATTVTAALVCAVLSCWLVLIGWSLMGDAVSHAVLPGVVLAYIVGLPFAVGAIVFGFLAVALIGVVRDTSRIKEDAAIGIVFTTLFAFGLVLVSVTPSQTDLNHIVFGNLLGVSRGELVQVVILAAITLGALILKRRDFTLYAFDPTHAHAIGLSPRLLGTALLGLLALTAVVALQAVGVVLVVAMLIIPGATAYLLTDRFGRMLLIAPAISVTCAVAGLYLSYHLDTAPGGMVVVVQGMVFTAVYLFAPRQGVIGRRIFAARRLKNADSVSVRE; encoded by the coding sequence ATGAGCTTGACCGAAATTTTCATCGATCCCCTGCGCTACGAGTTCATGGTGCGCGCACTGGCCACCACCGTGACCGCGGCGCTGGTGTGCGCGGTGCTGTCGTGCTGGCTGGTGCTGATCGGGTGGTCGTTGATGGGAGACGCCGTCTCGCACGCGGTGCTGCCCGGTGTGGTGCTGGCCTACATCGTCGGGCTGCCGTTCGCGGTGGGCGCGATCGTGTTCGGATTCCTGGCGGTGGCGCTGATCGGCGTGGTCCGGGACACCAGCCGGATCAAGGAGGACGCCGCCATCGGCATCGTCTTCACCACACTGTTCGCCTTCGGCTTGGTGCTGGTCTCGGTGACGCCCAGTCAGACCGATCTCAACCACATCGTGTTCGGCAACCTGCTCGGCGTCAGCCGCGGTGAACTGGTGCAGGTGGTGATCCTCGCCGCGATCACCCTCGGCGCGCTGATTCTCAAACGTCGCGACTTCACTCTCTACGCCTTCGACCCCACGCACGCGCACGCCATCGGCCTCAGTCCGCGGTTGCTCGGCACGGCACTGCTCGGATTGCTGGCCCTCACCGCCGTTGTCGCCCTGCAAGCGGTCGGCGTCGTCCTCGTGGTCGCCATGCTCATCATCCCGGGCGCGACGGCCTACCTGCTCACCGACCGCTTCGGCCGGATGTTGCTCATCGCCCCCGCCATCTCGGTGACCTGTGCGGTGGCGGGCCTGTACCTGAGTTACCACCTCGACACGGCTCCCGGCGGCATGGTTGTCGTCGTCCAAGGGATGGTCTTCACGGCCGTGTATCTGTTCGCGCCGCGTCAAGGCGTGATCGGTCGGCGGATCTTCGCGGCACGTCGGCTGAAGAACGCGGATTCGGTGAGCGTTCGAGAGTGA
- a CDS encoding cytochrome P450 translates to MTMSPSSAHSRATHGSPIDTDGPRIPLFATEFAADPHSAYREMRARYGSLAPVELAPGVPATLVIGYHAAVRIMNDPDHFPADPRAWQQNIAADCPVLPMMQWRPNALRNAGAEHARYRQANVAGLEKVDLYGLRDTVAQLAIPLINSFCADGAADVVRQYAFPLAFAVLNALLGCPAEIAQRAATGMAAIFEGVEAERGNKMLIDSLGELTLLKRAEPGNDITTRMLRHSAGLSDTEMVHQLGTLYGAGIEPQQNLIVNTLLLILTDERFGGSVLGGSLSTRDALDEVLFNDPPMANFCFSFPKQPVLIDDVWLPAHQPVVISMAACNTDPAIRTDQYAGNRAHLAFGGGPHVCPASSLAYLIAQDAIDQLLDALPEMRLAVPVNELIWRPGPFHRALTALPVVFPESAPLPVL, encoded by the coding sequence ATGACGATGTCTCCGTCCTCTGCGCACAGCCGCGCGACGCATGGTTCGCCGATCGATACCGACGGCCCGCGGATTCCGCTTTTCGCAACGGAATTCGCTGCGGACCCGCACAGCGCCTATCGCGAGATGCGTGCGAGATACGGATCGTTGGCGCCGGTGGAACTGGCGCCGGGCGTACCGGCCACCTTGGTGATCGGTTATCACGCCGCGGTGCGGATCATGAACGACCCGGACCACTTCCCGGCCGACCCGCGCGCTTGGCAGCAGAACATCGCCGCGGACTGCCCGGTGTTGCCGATGATGCAGTGGCGGCCGAACGCTTTGCGGAATGCCGGAGCCGAGCATGCCCGCTATCGGCAGGCCAACGTCGCGGGGCTGGAGAAGGTCGACCTGTACGGCCTGCGCGACACCGTCGCGCAGCTGGCCATTCCGCTGATCAACTCGTTCTGTGCGGACGGGGCCGCGGATGTGGTGCGCCAGTACGCCTTTCCACTCGCCTTCGCGGTGCTGAACGCCTTGCTGGGGTGTCCGGCCGAGATCGCGCAGCGCGCCGCGACCGGTATGGCCGCGATCTTCGAGGGTGTCGAGGCGGAGCGCGGGAACAAGATGCTCATCGATTCGCTGGGGGAGTTGACGCTGCTGAAACGGGCCGAACCCGGCAACGACATCACGACGCGCATGCTGCGGCACTCGGCGGGGTTGAGCGACACCGAGATGGTGCACCAGCTGGGGACCCTGTACGGCGCGGGTATCGAGCCTCAGCAGAATTTGATCGTCAACACCTTGCTGCTGATCCTCACCGACGAGCGCTTCGGCGGCAGTGTGCTGGGCGGGAGCCTGTCGACCCGGGACGCTCTGGACGAGGTGCTGTTCAACGATCCGCCGATGGCGAACTTCTGCTTCAGCTTCCCGAAGCAGCCGGTGCTGATCGATGACGTCTGGCTGCCCGCCCACCAGCCGGTGGTGATCAGCATGGCCGCCTGCAACACCGACCCGGCGATCAGAACCGACCAGTACGCGGGCAATCGGGCGCATTTGGCGTTCGGCGGCGGGCCGCACGTGTGTCCGGCGAGTTCACTGGCCTACCTGATCGCCCAGGACGCCATCGACCAACTGCTCGACGCCCTGCCGGAGATGCGGCTCGCCGTCCCGGTGAACGAGCTGATCTGGCGTCCGGGTCCGTTCCATCGAGCGCTGACCGCCCTCCCGGTCGTTTTCCCGGAGTCGGCGCCCCTGCCGGTGCTGTAG
- a CDS encoding FAD-dependent oxidoreductase, with amino-acid sequence MTDVDFCVIGGGFAGLTAALRLKQAGRSVALLEARDRLGGRTFTEVRDDGSWIDRGGAWIGPGQDRVQALMTEFGVASYKQYTDGSALMVVDGKQHRYTGTIPWTMSPWAAMNLGAVFLELGHMCKSVPLEAPWAAKKADKWDQVSLAHWLENNVLSKPAHDLLETAIAGCYTSAASEVSLLFVLYQMASGGGPDFVLGVKDGAQDARPVGGMGAVYGPMAAELGDSIHLSQPVRCIHQDAEGVTVRAAQVTMRARRAIVAVPLAIADQIAYKPMLPVDRWFLHQRMPSGSIIKISVVYEEPFWRADGLSGQSAAPGSPATITIDACTDTGRPGVLCVIVEGPIARQLGRLDDAERKSAILGALVERFGRKAGSPVDFVEQNWSVERYSGGGMLSHAPTGVLTQFGHALREPCGRIHWAGTESSAVMCGWIDGAIRSGERAASEVLEHETAAVG; translated from the coding sequence ATGACAGACGTCGACTTTTGCGTAATCGGCGGCGGTTTCGCGGGATTGACGGCCGCGCTGCGGCTGAAACAAGCGGGCCGATCGGTCGCGCTGCTGGAAGCACGGGACCGGCTGGGCGGACGCACCTTCACCGAAGTGCGCGACGACGGTTCGTGGATCGATCGCGGCGGCGCCTGGATCGGGCCGGGTCAGGACCGGGTCCAGGCTCTGATGACCGAGTTCGGGGTAGCGAGTTACAAGCAGTACACCGACGGCTCGGCCCTGATGGTGGTCGACGGCAAGCAGCACCGCTATACGGGCACGATCCCGTGGACCATGAGCCCGTGGGCGGCGATGAACCTCGGCGCGGTATTCCTCGAGCTCGGACATATGTGCAAGTCGGTTCCGCTGGAAGCGCCGTGGGCGGCGAAGAAGGCCGACAAGTGGGATCAGGTCAGCCTGGCGCATTGGCTGGAGAACAATGTCCTGTCCAAGCCCGCCCACGATTTGCTCGAGACCGCCATAGCGGGCTGCTACACCTCGGCGGCTTCGGAGGTGTCGTTGCTTTTCGTGCTGTACCAGATGGCTTCGGGGGGCGGACCCGACTTCGTTCTGGGCGTGAAGGACGGAGCGCAGGACGCGCGGCCGGTCGGGGGCATGGGCGCCGTCTACGGGCCGATGGCCGCCGAACTCGGCGATTCGATCCATCTCTCGCAACCGGTCCGATGCATCCATCAGGATGCCGAGGGGGTGACGGTCCGCGCAGCCCAGGTGACCATGCGCGCCCGGCGCGCGATCGTGGCCGTCCCCTTGGCAATCGCCGACCAGATCGCGTACAAACCGATGTTGCCCGTCGATCGCTGGTTCCTCCATCAACGTATGCCGAGCGGCTCGATCATCAAGATCTCCGTCGTGTACGAGGAACCGTTCTGGCGAGCCGACGGGCTGTCGGGGCAGTCGGCCGCGCCGGGTTCGCCTGCGACGATCACCATCGATGCGTGCACCGACACCGGGCGGCCCGGTGTCCTGTGCGTCATCGTCGAAGGGCCCATCGCACGGCAGTTGGGCCGGCTCGATGACGCGGAACGCAAGAGCGCGATCCTCGGCGCACTCGTCGAACGGTTCGGCCGGAAAGCCGGCTCACCCGTCGACTTCGTCGAGCAGAACTGGAGCGTCGAGCGTTACTCCGGCGGCGGCATGCTCAGCCATGCCCCGACCGGCGTGCTCACCCAGTTCGGCCACGCCCTGCGCGAGCCGTGCGGTCGCATCCATTGGGCGGGCACCGAGAGTTCCGCGGTCATGTGCGGCTGGATCGACGGAGCCATCCGCTCGGGTGAACGCGCGGCCAGCGAAGTACTGGAGCACGAGACCGCCGCGGTGGGCTGA
- a CDS encoding ADP-ribosylglycohydrolase family protein, producing MVDYTMVFDRVRGSLLGGAVGDALGWPIEFLRLEQIRQRYGDHGVTGFLPQHVQDAAQQITDDTQMTLFTAEGLLRSAPGADPLPALRRAYLRWWQTQRQEAPAPHVDGWLASLPFLYAARAPGNACMSGLGQQSRGFVAPNPFGESGPVNPHSKGCGTVMRSAPIGLAGMGSDLAFTTAARAAQLTHGHPTGYLAAGAFAALIDRVVSGVELSIAVRETIAQLTTFPASAETVAALTRAVELSEEGVSAEQVERVGEGWVAEECLAIAVYCALHAARTGDVRAALLLSVNHSGDSDSTGAVAGNLIGAVHGVSGLPREWASAVEGRDVLVQVADDLVMNFGLGDRSGLAARYPADEGL from the coding sequence GTGGTGGATTACACGATGGTCTTCGATCGGGTCCGGGGGTCTCTGCTGGGTGGGGCGGTGGGTGACGCGCTGGGGTGGCCCATCGAATTCCTGCGGCTGGAGCAGATTCGGCAGCGGTATGGCGATCACGGCGTGACGGGCTTTCTGCCGCAGCATGTCCAGGACGCGGCGCAGCAGATCACCGACGACACGCAGATGACGTTGTTCACCGCTGAGGGGCTGTTGCGGTCCGCGCCCGGCGCTGATCCGCTGCCGGCGTTGCGCCGAGCATATCTGCGCTGGTGGCAGACGCAGCGGCAAGAGGCGCCCGCGCCCCACGTCGACGGGTGGCTGGCGAGCCTTCCCTTTCTGTACGCGGCGCGCGCGCCCGGGAACGCGTGCATGTCCGGGCTCGGGCAGCAGTCACGGGGGTTCGTCGCACCGAACCCATTCGGGGAGAGCGGGCCGGTGAACCCGCATTCGAAAGGCTGCGGCACCGTGATGCGGTCCGCGCCGATCGGTCTGGCCGGTATGGGGTCCGACCTTGCTTTCACCACGGCCGCGCGGGCCGCTCAATTGACCCACGGGCATCCGACGGGATACCTCGCGGCGGGGGCGTTCGCCGCACTGATCGATCGTGTGGTGAGCGGTGTCGAGCTGTCGATCGCCGTACGGGAGACGATCGCTCAGCTCACGACTTTCCCCGCGAGCGCCGAGACGGTGGCGGCCCTGACGCGAGCTGTGGAATTGTCCGAGGAGGGGGTCTCCGCCGAACAGGTCGAGCGGGTCGGCGAAGGGTGGGTCGCGGAGGAATGCCTGGCCATCGCGGTGTATTGCGCACTGCACGCGGCCAGGACCGGTGATGTGCGCGCGGCGTTGCTGCTGTCGGTGAACCATTCCGGCGATTCCGATTCCACGGGTGCGGTGGCAGGCAATCTGATCGGCGCCGTCCACGGGGTCTCCGGATTGCCGAGGGAATGGGCGTCCGCGGTCGAGGGGCGCGACGTGCTGGTTCAGGTCGCCGACGATCTCGTCATGAACTTCGGGCTCGGCGACCGGTCCGGGCTCGCCGCCCGCTATCCCGCCGACGAGGGTTTGTGA
- a CDS encoding TetR/AcrR family transcriptional regulator, with protein MSKNTGVRAAKTSANRARMLGAAGELFTTRGYTATTMKAIAEEAGMAVQTLYFTFATKRAILAELLDVEIAGDTEPVATLDRPWFAEAVAAPPLEQIRLQVAAAGAILARVTPLLEAVRSAAATDPELAELWQTNIAQRHLVQHRLGAALAAKTPLREGIDPDRAADIALVVLAPETYHLLVHERGWTSQEWQDWAADALIRQLLP; from the coding sequence ATGTCGAAGAACACCGGAGTGCGCGCGGCCAAGACCTCGGCCAATCGGGCGCGCATGCTGGGCGCGGCGGGGGAGTTGTTCACCACCCGCGGTTACACGGCGACCACCATGAAGGCCATCGCCGAAGAAGCTGGGATGGCCGTGCAGACCCTGTACTTCACCTTCGCCACCAAGCGCGCGATCCTCGCGGAGTTGCTCGACGTCGAGATCGCGGGCGACACCGAGCCGGTCGCCACGCTCGACCGGCCGTGGTTCGCCGAGGCGGTCGCCGCGCCACCGCTCGAGCAGATCCGGCTCCAAGTGGCGGCCGCGGGCGCGATCCTGGCCCGGGTCACCCCCTTGCTGGAGGCCGTTCGCTCGGCCGCCGCGACCGATCCGGAACTGGCCGAACTGTGGCAGACCAACATCGCCCAACGCCACCTCGTGCAGCACCGCCTCGGTGCGGCGCTGGCCGCCAAAACCCCGCTGCGCGAAGGGATCGACCCCGACCGCGCCGCCGACATCGCTTTGGTGGTCCTCGCGCCCGAGACCTACCACCTCCTCGTCCACGAACGGGGCTGGACCAGCCAGGAGTGGCAGGACTGGGCCGCCGACGCCCTGATTCGTCAGCTACTGCCCTGA
- a CDS encoding DUF1206 domain-containing protein translates to MANTNLSGTAGRIAQNGVFERFARAGYVMSGLVHLLVGYIAIRLALGGGGGTADQSGAMAELAAKPGGVLTLGVGVVAFLLMALWRLVEAVFGSASKPGADSRKHEAFDRAKAFSLFVVYIAFAVSAFRFARGSGKSSSSESVGLTARLMQNTAGTIALVVGGLIIIAVGGYHVYKGARQSFLDDLHGTPSAFVRRLGTVGYIAKGLAIGAVGLLVIFATLGSDPNKSAGLDGALKTLGAQPFGVALLLVAGLGIITYGLYSFVMARRAKM, encoded by the coding sequence ATGGCTAACACAAACCTTTCCGGCACCGCCGGACGGATCGCCCAGAACGGCGTCTTCGAGCGATTCGCCCGCGCGGGCTATGTCATGTCCGGCTTGGTCCACCTGCTCGTCGGCTACATCGCCATCCGGCTCGCGCTCGGCGGGGGAGGCGGCACCGCCGACCAATCCGGCGCCATGGCCGAACTGGCCGCCAAACCGGGCGGCGTGCTCACACTCGGGGTGGGCGTGGTCGCGTTCCTGCTGATGGCGCTCTGGCGGCTGGTGGAGGCCGTATTCGGCAGCGCGTCCAAACCCGGCGCCGACAGCAGGAAACACGAAGCGTTCGATCGCGCCAAAGCTTTCTCGCTGTTCGTGGTCTACATCGCGTTCGCCGTCTCCGCGTTCCGTTTCGCCCGAGGCAGCGGCAAGTCGAGCAGCAGTGAGAGCGTCGGGCTCACCGCCCGCCTGATGCAGAACACGGCGGGGACGATCGCCCTCGTCGTGGGCGGGCTGATCATCATCGCGGTCGGTGGCTACCACGTGTACAAAGGGGCGCGTCAGAGCTTCCTCGACGACCTCCACGGGACACCCAGCGCCTTCGTGCGGCGGCTCGGCACCGTGGGATACATCGCGAAGGGACTGGCCATCGGCGCGGTCGGGTTGCTGGTGATCTTCGCCACGCTCGGGTCGGATCCGAACAAGTCCGCCGGACTCGACGGCGCCTTGAAGACGCTGGGCGCTCAACCCTTCGGCGTGGCTCTGCTGCTCGTGGCGGGGCTGGGCATCATCACCTACGGGCTCTATAGCTTCGTGATGGCCCGGCGCGCCAAGATGTAG
- a CDS encoding MFS transporter, whose amino-acid sequence MGGLGRWRLLVITVVELVIFLDTTVLNVALPEIGRHFGLGEAGLGWVTNAYLLAFGGFMLLGGRVADLYGPRRMFGAGLAVFTVASALAGFAGTAWLLIAARALQGIAAAVVIPAQLALLATAFTDPAARRRAFGVWSAMGAAGAAIGTAVGGPLTDVFGWPSIFLINLPIGLLALALLRKLPADPASTAEAGRLDVPGALTGTGALLIIGYSIGAWGDPGLRLLASALLGVGAALFVGFLVIELRSSHPLMPLRLFAIRQVSGSAAVNALVGAAHVPAFALLALYLQNTQGYSPTASGLAVLPVAVVNIVVSRTLIPFALAKLGPQGVLAAGMALQAAALAWFARVPEHASYLVDVLPGAIVFGVGLPAAFVGVTVPAVTAVDETDRGIAAGVVNTAQRVGAGIGVTAVLLLAQTVTEKANGSSVDGVRAGFAAAALLALVGCLLTVLVLRVPVSEADAAADVLNDETNESHPRR is encoded by the coding sequence ATGGGCGGGTTGGGACGATGGCGGCTGCTGGTGATTACGGTTGTCGAGTTGGTGATCTTCCTCGATACGACGGTGCTGAACGTGGCGCTTCCGGAGATCGGGAGGCACTTCGGCCTGGGTGAAGCCGGTTTGGGCTGGGTGACCAACGCCTATCTGCTCGCGTTCGGCGGGTTCATGCTGCTGGGGGGCCGCGTGGCGGACCTGTACGGACCGCGCCGCATGTTCGGGGCCGGGCTGGCGGTCTTTACCGTCGCGTCCGCGCTGGCCGGATTCGCGGGCACGGCGTGGTTGCTGATCGCCGCGCGTGCCCTGCAGGGCATCGCTGCGGCCGTCGTGATCCCGGCGCAACTGGCGCTGCTGGCCACGGCGTTCACCGATCCAGCGGCGCGGCGCCGGGCCTTCGGAGTCTGGAGCGCGATGGGCGCCGCGGGCGCGGCGATCGGCACCGCGGTGGGCGGTCCGCTGACCGACGTCTTCGGTTGGCCGTCGATCTTCCTGATCAACCTGCCGATCGGACTGCTCGCGCTGGCGTTGTTGCGCAAGCTGCCCGCGGACCCCGCCAGCACGGCCGAGGCGGGACGACTCGATGTGCCGGGCGCGCTCACCGGAACGGGCGCGCTGCTGATCATCGGATACTCGATCGGCGCGTGGGGCGATCCGGGCCTCCGGCTGCTCGCTTCCGCGCTGCTCGGAGTGGGTGCCGCCCTTTTCGTCGGCTTCCTGGTCATCGAGCTGCGCAGCTCGCACCCGCTGATGCCGCTGCGGCTGTTCGCGATTCGTCAAGTGAGCGGTTCGGCAGCGGTGAACGCTCTCGTCGGCGCGGCGCACGTGCCCGCGTTCGCCCTGCTCGCGCTGTATCTGCAGAACACCCAGGGCTACAGTCCGACGGCGTCGGGGCTGGCGGTGTTACCGGTCGCGGTGGTCAACATCGTCGTCTCCCGCACCCTCATCCCGTTCGCGCTGGCGAAGCTCGGCCCCCAGGGTGTGCTGGCCGCCGGAATGGCGTTGCAGGCCGCGGCGCTGGCTTGGTTCGCGCGGGTGCCCGAACACGCCTCTTACCTCGTCGATGTGCTGCCCGGGGCCATCGTGTTCGGCGTCGGTTTGCCTGCCGCGTTCGTCGGCGTCACCGTCCCGGCCGTCACGGCGGTGGACGAGACGGATCGGGGCATCGCCGCCGGTGTCGTCAACACCGCGCAGCGGGTCGGAGCCGGGATCGGCGTCACGGCCGTGCTCCTGCTCGCGCAGACGGTGACCGAAAAAGCGAACGGCTCCTCCGTCGATGGCGTCCGCGCGGGCTTCGCAGCCGCGGCCTTACTGGCGCTGGTCGGTTGCCTGCTCACGGTTCTGGTGCTGCGGGTCCCGGTTTCCGAGGCCGATGCGGCCGCCGATGTCCTGAACGACGAGACGAATGAGTCCCACCCCCGTCGGTGA
- a CDS encoding metal ABC transporter substrate-binding protein produces MAAIAVGALAFTLTACAESGAGPNDRPVVLTTFTVLADIARNVAGEHLTVESITKAGAEIHGYEPTPGDIKKAAKADLILDNGLNLEAWFAQFVSDLRVPHVVVSEGVAPLPIREDAYQGKPNPHAWMSPQNAQIYVDNMVRAFSDLSPGHAADFRSNGERYKSELRKVHDELTGTLNALPPNERALVTCEGAFSYLARDAGLTEKYIWAVNAEQQATPQQIASAIDFVRQQRVPAVFCESTVSDAPMRRVVEATGAAFGGVLYVDSLSEADGPVPTYLALIRHDAQTIGSALTGRRP; encoded by the coding sequence ATGGCGGCGATAGCCGTGGGCGCGCTGGCATTCACGCTCACCGCCTGCGCCGAGAGCGGCGCCGGACCCAACGATCGGCCGGTGGTGCTCACGACGTTCACGGTGCTCGCGGATATCGCCAGGAACGTGGCGGGCGAGCACCTGACCGTGGAGTCGATCACCAAGGCGGGTGCGGAGATCCACGGCTACGAGCCGACGCCGGGTGACATCAAGAAGGCGGCCAAGGCGGACCTCATCCTGGACAACGGCTTGAACCTGGAGGCGTGGTTCGCCCAGTTCGTCTCCGACTTGCGGGTGCCGCATGTCGTGGTCAGCGAGGGTGTCGCCCCGTTGCCGATCCGCGAGGACGCCTACCAGGGCAAACCGAACCCGCACGCGTGGATGTCACCGCAGAACGCGCAGATCTACGTCGACAACATGGTGCGGGCGTTCAGCGATCTCTCTCCCGGCCATGCCGCCGATTTCCGTTCCAACGGGGAGCGGTACAAGTCCGAGCTGCGCAAGGTGCACGACGAACTCACCGGTACCTTGAACGCGCTGCCGCCGAACGAGCGGGCCTTGGTGACTTGCGAGGGCGCGTTCTCCTATCTGGCCCGCGATGCCGGCCTCACCGAGAAGTACATCTGGGCGGTCAATGCCGAGCAGCAGGCCACGCCCCAGCAGATCGCGTCGGCCATCGACTTCGTCCGGCAGCAGCGGGTGCCCGCGGTGTTCTGCGAGTCCACGGTGTCGGACGCGCCGATGCGCCGCGTGGTCGAGGCCACCGGCGCGGCGTTCGGCGGGGTGCTGTACGTCGATTCGCTGTCGGAAGCCGACGGCCCGGTCCCGACCTACCTGGCGTTGATCCGCCACGACGCGCAGACGATCGGCTCCGCACTGACGGGTCGCCGTCCATGA
- a CDS encoding metal ABC transporter ATP-binding protein, translating into MSGPVIEVRGVSVHYGEVPALEDVDLTVNAGRVCGLIGMNGSGKSTLFKTIMGLAHPDRGTVRINGGAPVAARRAGILGYVPQSEDVDWSFPLSVRDVVMTGRYGRLGFTRRPREADREAVAHALERVELTDLADRQIGQLSGGQKKRAFVARGLAQGATVLLLDEPFAGVDKRSEATITALLRQLAGDGATILVSTHDLHALPGLADEAVLLMRTVLAQGDLDAVLRPENLARAFGLDVMNRV; encoded by the coding sequence ATGAGCGGGCCGGTGATCGAGGTGCGTGGCGTCAGCGTCCACTACGGCGAGGTGCCCGCGCTCGAGGACGTCGATCTGACCGTGAACGCGGGGCGGGTCTGCGGTCTCATCGGGATGAACGGTTCCGGCAAGTCGACGTTGTTCAAGACGATCATGGGCCTGGCTCACCCCGACCGGGGAACGGTTCGGATCAACGGCGGCGCGCCCGTCGCGGCGCGGCGCGCGGGCATCCTCGGCTATGTCCCGCAGAGCGAGGACGTCGACTGGAGCTTCCCGCTTTCGGTCCGAGACGTGGTGATGACCGGCCGCTACGGCCGACTCGGTTTCACCAGGCGTCCGCGTGAGGCGGATCGGGAAGCGGTCGCGCACGCACTGGAACGCGTGGAACTGACCGACCTCGCCGACCGGCAGATCGGGCAGTTGTCCGGCGGACAGAAGAAGCGCGCCTTCGTCGCGCGCGGGCTGGCCCAAGGCGCGACCGTCCTGCTGCTCGACGAACCGTTCGCGGGCGTCGACAAGCGTTCGGAGGCCACAATCACCGCACTGCTGCGGCAGCTCGCCGGCGACGGCGCCACGATCCTGGTGTCGACGCACGACCTGCACGCCTTGCCCGGCCTCGCAGACGAGGCGGTGCTGCTGATGCGCACCGTGCTCGCCCAGGGCGATCTCGACGCGGTCCTGCGGCCGGAGAACCTGGCCAGGGCGTTCGGCCTGGACGTGATGAACCGGGTGTGA
- a CDS encoding esterase family protein — MATAVAVSLFSVQPAEAEPGRARVVGEIPLGGSVSQIDVYSPSMDRVVPNRVIRAAGGGPAPTLYLLTGIGGGVDGISWWDDTDVRTFFADKRVNVVMPVGGAYSMYTDWLADDPAVGRNRWQTYLTRELPGTLDSELDTNGRNAIAGVSMSAASAVDLAIQAPEVYEAVAAYSGCPWAADAAGAAMVSAQVIRGGGNPANMWGSPGDAVWRAHDAFANAGALAGKTIYLSAASGTPGAIDRGGLPFPPIEAIASSCTAAFADRLTELGLPAIHVNRPEGSHTWGQFEADLHDSWPHLARALGA, encoded by the coding sequence CTGGCGACCGCGGTAGCGGTGTCCCTCTTTTCCGTTCAACCTGCCGAAGCCGAGCCCGGGCGGGCCCGCGTCGTCGGGGAAATTCCGCTCGGAGGCTCGGTTTCGCAGATCGATGTCTACTCGCCGTCGATGGATCGGGTGGTCCCCAATCGGGTGATCCGCGCCGCGGGTGGCGGCCCCGCGCCCACGCTGTATCTGCTCACCGGCATCGGCGGTGGGGTCGACGGGATCTCGTGGTGGGACGACACGGACGTTCGTACGTTCTTCGCCGACAAGCGCGTCAATGTGGTGATGCCGGTCGGCGGGGCCTACAGCATGTACACCGACTGGCTCGCCGACGATCCGGCGGTGGGGCGAAACCGATGGCAGACCTACCTCACCCGGGAGCTTCCCGGAACCCTCGACTCCGAACTGGATACGAACGGACGAAACGCGATCGCCGGGGTGTCGATGAGCGCCGCTTCGGCCGTCGACCTCGCGATTCAGGCGCCCGAGGTGTACGAGGCCGTGGCGGCCTACAGCGGGTGCCCTTGGGCCGCTGACGCCGCAGGCGCCGCGATGGTCAGCGCGCAGGTCATCCGCGGCGGGGGCAACCCGGCGAACATGTGGGGATCGCCGGGCGACGCGGTCTGGCGGGCGCACGACGCTTTCGCCAACGCGGGCGCTCTGGCCGGGAAAACCATCTACTTGTCCGCCGCCTCCGGCACTCCGGGGGCGATAGATCGAGGAGGGCTGCCCTTCCCGCCGATCGAGGCGATCGCGAGTTCGTGCACGGCGGCCTTCGCCGACCGTCTCACCGAGCTCGGGCTACCGGCGATCCATGTCAACCGCCCGGAGGGCTCGCACACCTGGGGGCAGTTCGAGGCGGACCTGCACGATTCCTGGCCCCACCTGGCCCGCGCCCTCGGGGCGTGA
- a CDS encoding dihydrofolate reductase family protein, producing the protein MKQLVRVQNFSVSGDGYGSGEGQSLERPFGHADPGPLFSWAGATAHWPTRTEPGGTYGLDDYCARDFRNNIGAEIMGRNKFGPQRGPWENYDWQGWWGDEPPFHTPVFVLTHHVRPSFTLGDTTFHFLDASPKDALARAFDAAEGKDVRIGGGVATVREFLDADLIDTMHVAVAPVELGRGERLWTSPDELVDRFHLERIPSPSGVVHHFFWRR; encoded by the coding sequence ATGAAACAGTTGGTCCGCGTTCAGAACTTCAGCGTCTCCGGTGATGGCTACGGTTCAGGGGAGGGGCAGAGCCTCGAGCGCCCGTTCGGCCATGCCGATCCCGGTCCGCTGTTCTCTTGGGCGGGCGCCACCGCTCACTGGCCCACCCGGACCGAGCCCGGCGGAACCTACGGCCTCGACGACTACTGCGCTCGCGATTTCCGCAACAACATCGGGGCCGAGATCATGGGGCGCAACAAGTTCGGTCCGCAGCGGGGGCCATGGGAGAACTACGACTGGCAGGGCTGGTGGGGGGACGAACCCCCGTTCCACACTCCGGTATTCGTCCTCACCCACCACGTGCGGCCCTCGTTCACGCTGGGGGACACCACGTTCCACTTCCTCGATGCGTCTCCGAAAGATGCGCTCGCTCGGGCATTCGATGCCGCGGAGGGTAAGGACGTGCGCATCGGTGGCGGTGTCGCGACGGTCCGGGAGTTTCTCGACGCGGATCTCATCGACACGATGCACGTCGCCGTCGCGCCGGTCGAGCTCGGTCGCGGTGAAAGACTGTGGACGAGTCCCGACGAACTCGTCGACCGTTTTCATCTGGAGCGGATCCCGAGCCCGAGCGGGGTGGTGCATCACTTCTTCTGGCGAAGGTGA